The proteins below come from a single Thermoleophilaceae bacterium genomic window:
- a CDS encoding acetolactate synthase large subunit, translating into MASRKASDVFVECLEAEGVEHVFGIPGEETLDLNESLADSSIEFVPVRHEQGGAYIADVYGRLTGRAGVCLGTLGPGAMNLTTAVADAFLDRAPLVALTGQGDLERMHKESHQYIDVPQVFAPITKWNARLSDPAIIPEVVRKAFKVAESEKPGATHIELPEDVMAAQIDAEPLPRRKPVQPEPSARELLKAADIIRGALNPVALAGNGVIRANAAPALREFVRATGIPAAETFMGKGLLSPDDPRGLGSVGLQSGDYSMAGFDEADVVIAMGYDLVEHSPEHWNPRKDKKIICIDSLAAEIDEYFMPEVELIGDIYHILARLAEECRHVPHSGGSQRLRDLVRGRFEAAKDDPQFPVQPPRALYEIRRALGAEDILISDVGLHKLWIGRMFPAYEPNTVLIANGLAGMGFAIPAAIAAKLVHPDRKVVAVNGDGGFLMNSQELETAMRLKTPFVSIIWENSQYGSIVWKQDKKFGRHFGVDFTNPDFVRMAESFGMPAWRCESVEDFPQRLQQALGMDVPTLIVLPIDYSIDVAISEELGTETVAT; encoded by the coding sequence GTGGCTTCCCGGAAGGCATCTGACGTGTTCGTGGAGTGCCTCGAGGCCGAGGGCGTCGAGCACGTATTCGGCATTCCCGGCGAGGAGACGCTGGACCTGAACGAGTCGCTCGCCGACTCTTCCATCGAATTCGTACCTGTTCGACACGAACAGGGCGGTGCCTACATCGCGGACGTGTACGGAAGGCTCACCGGCCGCGCCGGAGTATGCCTGGGAACACTGGGCCCCGGTGCGATGAACCTCACCACGGCGGTGGCGGACGCGTTCCTCGACCGCGCCCCGCTCGTGGCGCTCACCGGGCAGGGCGACCTCGAGCGCATGCACAAGGAGTCGCACCAGTACATCGACGTGCCGCAGGTATTCGCGCCGATCACGAAGTGGAACGCGCGCCTTTCGGACCCGGCGATCATCCCGGAGGTCGTCCGCAAGGCGTTCAAGGTGGCGGAGTCCGAGAAGCCGGGAGCCACGCACATCGAGCTTCCCGAGGACGTGATGGCGGCGCAGATCGACGCCGAGCCGCTGCCGCGACGCAAGCCCGTGCAGCCGGAGCCGAGCGCTCGCGAGCTGCTCAAGGCGGCCGACATCATCCGCGGCGCGCTCAACCCGGTGGCGCTGGCGGGCAACGGCGTGATCCGCGCGAACGCCGCGCCGGCACTGCGCGAGTTCGTGCGCGCCACCGGCATCCCAGCCGCGGAGACGTTCATGGGCAAGGGGTTGCTCAGCCCGGACGACCCGCGCGGGCTGGGCTCGGTGGGCCTCCAGTCGGGCGACTACTCGATGGCGGGCTTCGACGAAGCCGACGTGGTCATCGCGATGGGTTACGACCTCGTGGAGCACTCGCCCGAGCACTGGAACCCGAGGAAGGACAAGAAGATCATCTGCATCGACTCGCTGGCGGCGGAGATCGACGAGTACTTCATGCCCGAGGTCGAGCTGATCGGCGACATCTACCACATCCTCGCCAGGCTGGCCGAGGAGTGCCGGCACGTGCCGCACTCCGGCGGGTCGCAGCGGCTGCGCGACCTCGTGCGCGGCCGCTTCGAAGCCGCAAAGGACGATCCGCAGTTCCCGGTGCAGCCGCCGCGCGCGCTCTATGAGATCCGCAGGGCGCTCGGCGCGGAGGACATCCTGATCTCGGACGTCGGCCTCCACAAGCTGTGGATCGGGCGCATGTTCCCCGCCTACGAGCCGAACACGGTGCTGATCGCGAACGGCCTCGCCGGCATGGGCTTTGCGATCCCAGCCGCGATCGCAGCGAAGCTCGTGCATCCCGACCGCAAGGTCGTGGCAGTGAACGGCGACGGCGGCTTCTTGATGAACTCCCAGGAGCTCGAGACGGCGATGCGGCTGAAGACGCCGTTCGTCTCGATCATCTGGGAGAACAGCCAGTACGGCTCGATCGTCTGGAAGCAGGACAAGAAGTTCGGCCGCCACTTCGGCGTGGACTTCACGAACCCCGACTTCGTGCGCATGGCCGAGTCCTTCGGCATGCCGGCATGGCGCTGCGAGTCGGTCGAAGACTTTCCGCAACGGTTGCAGCAGGCATTGGGTATGGACGTACCCACGCTGATCGTGCTGCCGATCGACTACTCGATCGACGTTGCGATCTCTGAGGAACTCGGTACTGAAACGGTGGCGACATGA
- a CDS encoding NAD-dependent succinate-semialdehyde dehydrogenase: MSIATQEQTVVDKVEKHLYIGGEWIDATESRTLPVEDPATGEALCEVADATPEDAMRALDAAVEVQDEWRKVSPIDRGEILRKAFEKLTERADELALLMTLEMGKPIAESKAEIAYAAEFFRWFSGEATRIHGQFNMAGNGVGRVLTMRQPVGPCILITPWNFPMAMGTRKIGPAIAAGCTMVMKPASQTPLSMLALAQILEESGLPGGVLNVVTSSSSGKVMEPMIRDPRARKLSFTGSTEVGRKLLEQASEQILKVSMELGGNAPFLVFEDADLDAAVTGALLAKMRNIGEACTAANRFHVAEPVAEEFAKKLADKMGNLKIGRGTEEDVKVGPLINRDAVDKVEELVEDARSKGATVVVGGQEVDGAGYFYEPTVLGDVPPNARLLSEEIFGPVAPVTSFESEEDAIKAANNTEYGLVAYVFTSNFKRAIRVIEGLDTGMVGLNQGMVSNAAAPFGGVKASGVGREGGFEGIEEYLETKYVAVNMD; encoded by the coding sequence ATGAGCATTGCGACGCAAGAGCAGACGGTTGTAGACAAGGTCGAGAAGCACCTGTACATCGGCGGCGAGTGGATCGACGCGACGGAGAGCCGCACCCTTCCAGTCGAGGATCCCGCCACCGGCGAGGCGCTGTGCGAGGTGGCCGACGCCACTCCTGAGGACGCGATGCGCGCGCTCGACGCTGCCGTGGAAGTGCAGGACGAGTGGAGAAAGGTCTCGCCCATCGACCGCGGCGAGATCCTGCGCAAGGCCTTCGAGAAGCTCACCGAGCGCGCGGATGAGCTCGCGCTACTGATGACGCTCGAGATGGGCAAGCCAATCGCCGAGTCGAAGGCCGAGATCGCCTATGCCGCGGAGTTCTTCCGCTGGTTCTCCGGCGAGGCCACGCGCATTCACGGCCAGTTCAACATGGCCGGCAACGGCGTGGGCCGCGTGCTCACAATGCGCCAGCCCGTTGGCCCGTGCATCCTGATCACGCCCTGGAACTTCCCGATGGCAATGGGCACGCGCAAGATCGGCCCGGCGATCGCCGCCGGCTGCACGATGGTGATGAAGCCGGCGAGCCAGACGCCGCTCTCGATGCTCGCGCTCGCGCAGATCCTCGAGGAGTCGGGGCTCCCCGGCGGCGTGCTCAACGTGGTCACCAGCTCCTCGTCCGGCAAGGTGATGGAGCCGATGATCCGCGACCCGCGGGCGCGCAAGCTGTCGTTCACGGGCTCGACCGAGGTGGGGCGCAAGCTGCTCGAGCAGGCGTCCGAGCAGATCCTCAAGGTGTCGATGGAGCTCGGCGGCAACGCCCCGTTCCTCGTGTTCGAGGACGCGGACCTCGACGCCGCGGTCACGGGCGCGCTGCTCGCCAAGATGCGCAACATCGGCGAGGCCTGCACGGCGGCCAACCGCTTCCACGTGGCCGAGCCGGTGGCCGAGGAGTTCGCCAAGAAGCTCGCCGACAAGATGGGCAATCTCAAGATCGGTCGCGGCACCGAGGAGGACGTGAAGGTCGGCCCGCTGATCAACCGCGACGCCGTGGACAAGGTCGAGGAGCTCGTGGAGGACGCGCGGAGCAAGGGCGCGACCGTGGTGGTGGGAGGCCAGGAGGTGGACGGCGCCGGCTACTTCTACGAGCCCACCGTGCTCGGCGACGTGCCGCCGAACGCGCGCCTGCTGTCCGAGGAGATATTCGGCCCGGTGGCGCCGGTCACCTCGTTCGAGTCCGAGGAGGACGCGATCAAGGCGGCCAACAACACGGAGTACGGCCTCGTGGCCTACGTCTTCACGAGCAACTTCAAGCGTGCCATCCGCGTGATCGAGGGACTCGACACCGGCATGGTCGGCCTGAACCAGGGCATGGTCTCCAACGCCGCGGCTCCGTTCGGCGGCGTGAAGGCCTCGGGCGTGGGGCGCGAGGGCGGCTTCGAGGGCATCGAGGAATACCTCGAGACGAAGTACGTCGCCGTGAACATGGACTAG
- a CDS encoding glycoside hydrolase family 15 protein yields MARYLPIAEHGLIGDLHTVALVGTDGTVDWYCCPRFDSPSVFASILDAKRGGLFRIAPASGGWTSKQLYLPDTNVLITRFLTPDGVGEVQDFMPPARGADATHRHRMIRRVLAVRGRMRLVVDVAPRFDYARAGHEVALTPHGAVFRSHGLSLALSTATPLEVVDGRDVRAEVELGAGESATFVLDSAPAGDGPIPYSNADVEGEFDATVAFWRAWLRGSHYNGRWREMVDRSALTLKLLTYAPTGAIVAAPTTSLPEQLGGERNWDYRYTWMRDAAFSLYALLRLGFTEEAGAFMTWLEGRFRYAGDRDSGPLQIMYGIDGREELREEELSHLEGYMGSAPVRIGNGAATQLQLDIYGEVMDSVYLCNKFGLPIYHEGWVELTRNLEWLMDHWDEPDEGIWETRGGRRDYTYSRLMSWVAVERAIRVARQRGLPADLPRWLSVRDRIYNQIMERGWHAGRRAFVQHYDTDVLDASLLLMPLCKFIAPTDPRWMATLDAISEELVSDSLVYRYNVDASPDGLAGDEATFSLCSFWWVEALARAGRLDEARLAFEKMLTYANHVGLYSEEIGSTGEQLGNFPQAFTHLALISAAYNLDRALG; encoded by the coding sequence GTGGCTCGCTACCTGCCCATCGCGGAGCACGGTCTGATCGGGGATCTGCACACCGTCGCGCTCGTCGGCACCGACGGGACGGTCGACTGGTACTGCTGCCCGCGTTTCGACTCCCCGAGCGTGTTCGCGTCGATCCTCGACGCGAAGCGGGGCGGCCTGTTCCGCATCGCGCCCGCCTCCGGTGGCTGGACCTCGAAGCAGCTCTACCTCCCGGACACGAACGTGCTGATCACGCGCTTTCTCACGCCCGACGGCGTGGGGGAGGTGCAGGACTTCATGCCGCCGGCACGCGGGGCTGACGCCACGCACCGTCACCGTATGATCCGCCGCGTACTGGCCGTGCGGGGACGAATGCGCCTGGTGGTGGACGTCGCTCCAAGGTTCGACTACGCGCGCGCCGGCCACGAGGTTGCCCTCACTCCGCACGGCGCCGTATTCCGCTCCCACGGGCTGTCGCTCGCTCTTTCCACGGCCACCCCGCTCGAGGTCGTCGACGGCCGCGACGTCCGCGCCGAGGTTGAGCTCGGCGCGGGTGAGAGCGCGACGTTCGTTCTCGACAGCGCGCCTGCCGGCGATGGCCCGATTCCCTACTCGAACGCCGACGTGGAAGGTGAGTTCGACGCGACTGTGGCGTTCTGGCGCGCCTGGCTGCGTGGCTCGCATTACAACGGGCGCTGGCGCGAGATGGTGGATCGCTCGGCGCTCACGCTCAAGCTGCTCACGTACGCGCCCACCGGCGCGATCGTGGCGGCGCCCACCACCAGCCTGCCCGAGCAGCTCGGCGGCGAGCGCAACTGGGACTACCGCTACACATGGATGCGCGACGCCGCCTTCTCGCTCTACGCGCTGCTCAGGCTCGGGTTCACGGAGGAAGCCGGTGCGTTCATGACGTGGCTCGAGGGTCGCTTCCGCTATGCGGGCGACCGCGACTCGGGCCCGCTGCAGATCATGTACGGCATCGACGGGCGCGAGGAACTTCGCGAGGAGGAGCTCTCGCATCTGGAGGGATACATGGGCTCGGCGCCGGTGCGAATCGGCAACGGCGCGGCCACCCAGCTGCAGCTCGACATCTATGGCGAGGTGATGGACTCCGTTTACCTCTGCAACAAGTTCGGGCTGCCCATCTACCACGAGGGCTGGGTCGAGCTGACCCGCAACCTCGAATGGCTCATGGACCACTGGGACGAGCCGGACGAGGGGATCTGGGAGACGCGCGGCGGGCGCCGCGACTACACGTACTCGCGGCTCATGAGCTGGGTGGCTGTGGAGCGCGCGATCCGGGTGGCGCGACAGCGCGGCCTGCCCGCGGACCTTCCTCGATGGCTCTCGGTGAGGGACCGCATCTACAACCAGATCATGGAACGGGGGTGGCACGCCGGGCGCCGGGCGTTCGTGCAGCACTACGACACGGACGTGCTCGATGCCTCGCTGTTGCTCATGCCGCTGTGCAAGTTCATAGCGCCCACCGACCCGCGCTGGATGGCCACGCTCGACGCCATCAGCGAGGAGCTCGTGTCCGACAGCCTCGTGTACCGCTACAACGTGGACGCGTCGCCAGACGGCCTGGCCGGCGACGAGGCGACCTTCTCGCTCTGCTCCTTCTGGTGGGTGGAGGCGCTGGCCCGGGCGGGGCGGTTGGACGAAGCCCGGCTGGCGTTCGAGAAGATGCTCACCTACGCCAACCACGTCGGGCTCTACTCGGAGGAGATCGGCTCCACGGGAGAGCAGCTCGGCAACTTCCCGCAGGCGTTCACGCACCTGGCGCTGATCAGCGCCGCGTACAACCTCGATCGCGCGCTCGGCTGA
- a CDS encoding medium chain dehydrogenase/reductase family protein yields MATPATGNGDRTKRVVVEQFGGPEVLKVIEEASPRPKPGEVRVKVLAAGVSFTDAQIRAGTYLGGPKPPFTPGYELVGVVEELGPGCTSLHVGDRVGSLTVWGADAERVCVPEKYAVPVPEDADPAEIVSLIFPYMTAYQMLHRTARVRAGETVLVHGAAGRVGTAALELGSAAGLRLIGTASAQDREAVERLGAVFIDYRNEDFLARVRELTGGEGVDVVLDGIGGNVALRSFRALRKGNSVTGDPGGRLVTMGAYNTLAQGRKSMRAWAEWWPAMAATWIWGTVSSRRHVSGYRVQILRIPHQDWFAEDFRALLELLREGKIHPVVAERLPLEDARRAHEMLDSTAAKGKLVLVP; encoded by the coding sequence ATGGCAACCCCTGCAACCGGGAATGGCGACCGGACGAAGCGTGTGGTCGTAGAGCAGTTCGGCGGACCCGAGGTGCTCAAGGTGATCGAGGAGGCTTCTCCCCGGCCAAAGCCCGGCGAGGTGCGCGTGAAGGTGCTGGCGGCCGGCGTGTCGTTCACGGACGCGCAGATACGTGCCGGTACCTATCTGGGCGGCCCGAAGCCGCCGTTCACGCCCGGCTACGAGCTCGTGGGCGTGGTCGAGGAGCTCGGACCGGGCTGCACGAGCCTGCACGTGGGCGACCGCGTGGGCTCGCTGACGGTCTGGGGAGCCGACGCTGAGCGCGTTTGCGTGCCGGAGAAGTACGCGGTGCCCGTGCCCGAGGACGCCGATCCCGCCGAGATCGTGAGCCTGATCTTCCCGTACATGACGGCCTACCAGATGCTGCACCGCACGGCGAGGGTGCGTGCGGGCGAGACGGTTCTCGTGCACGGCGCGGCCGGCCGCGTGGGAACCGCGGCGCTTGAACTCGGATCCGCCGCCGGGCTCCGCTTGATCGGCACCGCCTCGGCTCAGGATCGCGAAGCGGTCGAGCGGCTCGGCGCGGTGTTCATCGACTACCGGAACGAGGACTTCCTGGCTCGGGTGCGTGAGCTCACCGGCGGCGAGGGGGTGGACGTGGTGCTGGACGGGATCGGCGGCAACGTGGCGCTGCGTTCCTTCCGTGCGTTGCGCAAGGGCAACTCCGTTACCGGCGATCCCGGCGGTCGTCTCGTGACGATGGGCGCCTACAACACGCTGGCGCAGGGTCGCAAGAGCATGCGGGCGTGGGCCGAATGGTGGCCCGCGATGGCGGCCACCTGGATCTGGGGCACGGTCTCGTCTCGCCGGCACGTCTCGGGCTACCGCGTCCAGATCCTGCGCATTCCGCACCAGGACTGGTTCGCTGAGGATTTCCGGGCGCTGCTCGAGCTCCTTCGCGAGGGCAAGATCCATCCCGTCGTGGCCGAGCGCCTGCCGCTCGAGGACGCGCGTCGCGCTCACGAGATGCTCGACAGCACGGCGGCAAAGGGAAAGCTGGTGCTCGTGCCGTAG
- a CDS encoding diguanylate cyclase translates to MPSVLIRRIRKDGGEKAVSELLEGAGSTRTPEYLDDVSNWISYEEAVALFEAAEDLTGDPSIARRIGEQTLSQHAGTPVATLLRSFGSPEAVLDKIALTAGKFSTVAEMDAVEVGPGRAVVRARERAGFTRSRHHCNWTAGILGQTTVLFGLPAASVEESECMLRGDSHCVYTVTWDKDLAALRANPAEHVTALEAQLATMTESLESVYATAGELIAGGDLDTVLDRVTERAATAVRAPRYLLAVRVPGEASLRCHHSGFDDSEARVLAGGLLSTPASDLPSTWLVADVNSHQRDYGRLVAMSDAGQFFPEEHQLWDLYARYAASALDGATALADAERRHNEARALLELARALAAAGTTDEVAVRLAEAVPAVVDCDRVSVFLWDDEAQELNYCASSGEAAVADGDLSGLTIRPSDTPVLADLTEDPEPTPIFLAQDSGDRFIRRVLQRFAALSLIAVPIVAHGHLLGMLTVAVHSRRERLDPRQDLLDRLSGVAAHAASALENGRLIDRVTYQARHDGLTGLANRAFFSERIDAALGHARKSDAPLGLFFVDLNGFKAVNDELGHAVGDELLCQVASRLLDTVRTTDTVARLGGDEFAIVLPDVDSVAEIEAAAERVSAAFEAPFVVAGEKLEVGASIGRAIWPEDAPEVEALMRHADASMYRAKRASR, encoded by the coding sequence ATGCCCAGTGTGCTGATCCGTCGCATCCGCAAGGACGGCGGCGAGAAGGCTGTTTCAGAGCTGCTCGAGGGCGCGGGATCAACGCGGACGCCGGAGTACCTCGACGACGTGTCCAACTGGATCTCGTACGAGGAGGCGGTCGCGCTGTTCGAAGCCGCCGAGGATCTCACAGGCGATCCATCGATCGCGCGCCGCATCGGCGAGCAGACACTCTCGCAGCACGCGGGCACGCCCGTGGCCACGCTGCTCCGCTCCTTCGGCTCACCCGAGGCGGTGCTCGACAAGATCGCCCTCACAGCGGGCAAGTTCTCCACCGTCGCCGAGATGGACGCCGTGGAGGTCGGGCCGGGCCGGGCCGTGGTGCGGGCACGGGAGCGCGCCGGCTTCACCCGCAGCCGCCACCACTGCAACTGGACCGCCGGCATCCTCGGGCAGACCACCGTGCTGTTCGGACTTCCCGCCGCTTCGGTCGAGGAGTCCGAATGCATGCTGCGAGGGGACTCGCACTGCGTCTACACCGTCACCTGGGACAAGGACCTTGCCGCCCTGCGCGCCAACCCGGCTGAGCACGTGACCGCGCTCGAGGCGCAGCTCGCGACGATGACCGAGAGCCTCGAGAGCGTGTATGCCACCGCCGGTGAGTTGATCGCCGGCGGCGACCTCGACACGGTGCTCGACCGCGTGACCGAGCGCGCCGCCACCGCCGTGCGCGCGCCGCGCTACCTGCTCGCCGTGCGCGTGCCGGGCGAGGCGAGCCTGCGCTGCCACCACAGCGGCTTCGACGACAGCGAGGCGCGCGTGCTCGCCGGCGGCCTGCTCTCCACCCCCGCCAGCGACCTTCCGAGCACCTGGCTCGTGGCCGACGTGAACTCTCACCAGCGCGACTACGGCCGGCTCGTGGCGATGTCGGACGCCGGGCAGTTCTTCCCCGAGGAGCACCAGCTCTGGGACCTCTACGCGCGCTACGCCGCGAGCGCTCTCGACGGCGCCACCGCCCTGGCCGACGCCGAGCGCCGCCATAACGAGGCGCGCGCGCTGCTCGAGCTCGCGCGGGCGCTGGCCGCGGCCGGCACCACCGACGAGGTGGCGGTGCGGCTGGCCGAGGCGGTGCCCGCGGTGGTGGACTGCGATCGCGTGAGCGTCTTTCTCTGGGACGACGAGGCCCAGGAGCTGAACTACTGCGCCTCGTCGGGCGAGGCCGCCGTGGCGGACGGCGACCTCTCCGGACTGACCATCCGCCCTTCGGACACGCCGGTGCTCGCGGACCTCACCGAGGATCCCGAGCCCACCCCCATCTTCCTCGCCCAGGACTCGGGTGACCGCTTCATCCGGCGCGTGCTGCAGCGCTTCGCCGCGCTGTCGCTCATAGCCGTGCCGATCGTGGCCCACGGGCACCTCCTTGGGATGCTCACCGTGGCCGTGCACTCACGACGCGAGCGGCTCGACCCGCGGCAGGATCTTCTCGACCGCCTCTCGGGTGTGGCCGCCCACGCGGCAAGTGCGCTCGAGAACGGCCGGCTGATCGACCGCGTGACCTACCAGGCCCGCCACGACGGACTGACCGGCCTCGCCAACCGCGCCTTCTTCTCCGAGCGGATCGACGCCGCGCTCGGCCACGCCCGCAAGAGCGATGCCCCGCTCGGCCTCTTCTTCGTCGATCTCAACGGCTTCAAGGCAGTGAATGACGAGCTCGGCCACGCCGTCGGCGACGAGCTGCTCTGCCAGGTGGCCTCGCGCCTGCTGGACACGGTGCGCACGACGGACACCGTTGCCCGCCTCGGAGGCGACGAGTTCGCGATCGTGCTCCCGGACGTGGACAGCGTGGCCGAGATCGAAGCCGCCGCGGAGCGAGTGAGTGCCGCGTTCGAGGCTCCCTTCGTCGTAGCCGGCGAGAAGCTCGAAGTGGGCGCCAGCATCGGCCGCGCGATCTGGCCCGAGGACGCACCCGAGGTCGAGGCGCTGATGCGCCACGCCGACGCGTCGATGTACCGGGCGAAGCGCGCCTCGCGCTGA
- a CDS encoding class II fumarate hydratase, translating into MSEQTVDKELWGGETSKAVKNFPVSGEHVPAPILHWLGRIKAAAARTNAELGELDADIAERVATAGDEVAEGRHDEQFPIDVFQTGSGTSSNMNANEVIANLAGEGVHPNDHVNMGQSSNDVFPSAVHLAALAESKDKLLPALDKLERSLSGKAGEFKDLVKAGRTHLMDAVPVTLGQEFAGYAAQVRLGGERVNAALVHVAQIPLGGTATGTGLNTHPEFAARVRAKLADATGVEAQPPADPFEAQANRDALVELSGALKTVAVSLTKIAQDLALMGSGPRTGLAEIRLPELQKGSSIMPGKVNPVIPEVVLQVAAQVIGNDTAITIGGMQGQFELNVRVPLIGRNLLQSIKLLTSASTLLAEKCVDGIEPNEEALTAHGESTPAIATALNPYIGYDKGTEIVQEAVATKRTIREVAREKGVDDETLDKALDLRAMAHPHE; encoded by the coding sequence ATGAGCGAGCAGACGGTTGACAAAGAGCTTTGGGGCGGAGAGACGAGCAAGGCGGTTAAGAACTTCCCGGTGTCCGGCGAGCACGTGCCGGCGCCGATCCTGCACTGGCTCGGCCGCATAAAGGCCGCGGCTGCGCGGACCAACGCGGAGCTGGGCGAGCTGGACGCCGACATTGCCGAACGCGTCGCCACGGCCGGCGACGAGGTGGCGGAGGGCCGCCACGACGAGCAGTTCCCCATCGACGTCTTCCAGACCGGTTCGGGCACCTCGTCGAACATGAACGCGAACGAGGTGATCGCCAACCTCGCTGGCGAGGGCGTGCATCCCAACGACCACGTGAACATGGGGCAGTCCTCGAATGACGTGTTCCCGTCCGCCGTGCACCTGGCCGCGCTCGCTGAGTCGAAGGACAAGCTCCTGCCCGCGCTCGACAAGCTCGAGCGCTCCCTCTCAGGCAAGGCCGGCGAGTTCAAGGACCTCGTGAAGGCCGGCCGCACCCACCTGATGGATGCCGTCCCGGTCACGCTCGGCCAGGAGTTCGCCGGCTACGCAGCTCAGGTGCGGCTCGGAGGTGAGCGCGTGAACGCGGCTCTCGTCCACGTGGCCCAGATCCCGCTCGGCGGCACCGCCACGGGCACCGGGCTGAACACTCATCCCGAGTTCGCCGCGCGCGTGCGCGCGAAGCTCGCCGACGCCACGGGCGTGGAGGCCCAGCCTCCGGCCGATCCATTCGAGGCGCAGGCCAACCGCGACGCGCTCGTGGAGCTGTCGGGCGCTCTCAAGACCGTGGCCGTCTCCCTCACGAAGATCGCGCAGGACCTCGCGCTGATGGGCTCTGGCCCGCGCACGGGCCTCGCCGAGATCAGGCTTCCCGAGCTCCAGAAGGGCTCGTCGATCATGCCGGGCAAGGTCAACCCGGTGATCCCCGAGGTGGTGCTGCAGGTGGCGGCGCAGGTGATCGGCAACGACACCGCGATCACCATCGGCGGCATGCAGGGCCAATTCGAGCTGAACGTGCGCGTGCCGCTCATCGGTCGCAACCTGCTGCAGTCGATCAAGCTGCTCACGAGCGCCTCCACGCTGCTCGCCGAGAAGTGCGTGGACGGCATAGAGCCGAACGAGGAAGCTCTCACCGCGCACGGTGAGTCAACGCCTGCGATCGCCACCGCCCTCAACCCCTACATTGGCTACGACAAGGGCACCGAGATCGTGCAGGAGGCGGTGGCCACCAAGCGGACGATTCGCGAGGTGGCGCGTGAGAAGGGCGTGGATGATGAAACACTCGACAAGGCGCTCGACCTACGCGCGATGGCGCATCCGCACGAGTAG
- a CDS encoding MerR family transcriptional regulator has protein sequence MSGIRTNAAAELLGVSPNTLRSWERRFGYPKPRRTSGGHRQYDLTELEALRRALLETHNISSAIEVARQRGEGPTSAARLVEAFDRFDETLADRVMEESLAVRSVERSVEDLMLPALEMASGREGREAEFELALRWATGWLHAARRVTPAATRSEGALLFDSSPRLDLESLHVQALELALRRGGFRVLLLSMTLAQERLSRAMRALDPTALVVCGSGATLDVVGRLVYAVRHTGSAARVYEYREAMPVSGSHAIPSLGSRPTEATENMKAIVDGRGLEVAEELGATELAPAPPARAHA, from the coding sequence ATGAGCGGCATCCGCACGAACGCAGCTGCAGAGCTACTCGGGGTCAGCCCGAACACACTACGGAGCTGGGAACGACGCTTCGGCTATCCCAAGCCACGGCGCACGTCCGGCGGTCACCGGCAGTACGACCTCACCGAGCTCGAGGCGCTGCGCCGTGCGCTGCTCGAGACGCACAACATCTCCTCGGCGATCGAGGTGGCCCGTCAGCGCGGCGAGGGCCCGACCTCGGCGGCGCGGCTGGTTGAGGCCTTCGACCGCTTCGACGAGACGCTCGCCGACCGCGTGATGGAGGAGAGCCTTGCCGTGCGTTCCGTCGAGCGCTCGGTTGAGGACCTGATGCTTCCGGCGCTCGAGATGGCTTCCGGGCGCGAGGGGCGCGAGGCGGAGTTCGAGCTGGCGCTGCGCTGGGCCACCGGCTGGCTGCACGCCGCCCGGCGCGTCACGCCCGCGGCCACGCGTTCTGAAGGCGCCCTGCTGTTCGACTCGAGCCCGCGGCTCGACCTCGAGTCCCTGCACGTGCAGGCGCTCGAGCTGGCGCTCCGCCGTGGCGGCTTCCGCGTTCTCCTTCTCTCGATGACGCTCGCCCAGGAGCGGCTGTCGCGCGCCATGCGCGCACTCGATCCAACCGCGCTCGTGGTGTGCGGCAGCGGCGCCACGCTCGACGTGGTTGGCCGGCTCGTCTACGCCGTGCGCCACACCGGCTCGGCCGCGCGGGTGTACGAGTACCGCGAGGCGATGCCGGTCTCCGGCAGCCACGCCATCCCGTCGCTCGGATCGCGTCCCACGGAGGCGACCGAGAACATGAAGGCGATCGTGGATGGGCGGGGGCTCGAGGTGGCCGAGGAGCTCGGGGCCACCGAGCTCGCTCCGGCGCCTCCTGCGCGCGCTCACGCGTAG
- a CDS encoding chemotaxis protein CheB: MVGSQGALPAFRTILGYLPASFPAAVVFDLHRRQSNDFAAALLAKASHLPVESVSETTRLRPGAVLVTPPDRQTVLTETELMPTSTRGRDRMGHPFADRLLTTAAAAFGPRLICVVLSGRLAGGAEGVRAAKQCGARVLVQDPASASAPSMPRAALATGCVDFVLPPESLGAALAALCAAPGAAELFRVRLNTAVHM, translated from the coding sequence GTGGTCGGTTCGCAGGGAGCGCTACCCGCGTTTCGCACGATCCTTGGCTATCTGCCGGCGAGCTTCCCCGCCGCGGTGGTGTTCGACCTTCACAGACGCCAGTCGAACGACTTCGCGGCGGCCCTGCTCGCGAAGGCGAGCCACCTGCCGGTGGAGTCCGTGAGCGAAACCACCCGGCTCCGGCCCGGAGCCGTGCTCGTCACGCCCCCGGACCGCCAGACAGTGCTGACGGAGACCGAGCTGATGCCCACCTCCACGCGCGGCCGAGATCGGATGGGCCATCCTTTCGCCGATCGCCTGCTCACCACTGCCGCGGCCGCATTCGGACCCCGGCTCATCTGCGTGGTCCTATCGGGACGGCTGGCGGGCGGTGCCGAGGGCGTGCGGGCGGCGAAGCAGTGCGGCGCGCGCGTTCTCGTACAGGATCCGGCCTCGGCCAGTGCCCCATCGATGCCGCGCGCCGCGCTCGCCACGGGCTGCGTGGACTTCGTGCTTCCGCCGGAGTCGCTGGGCGCGGCCCTCGCGGCATTGTGTGCGGCACCCGGAGCCGCCGAGCTGTTCCGCGTGCGGCTCAACACAGCAGTGCACATGTGA